A genomic stretch from Clostridiales bacterium includes:
- a CDS encoding LacI family DNA-binding transcriptional regulator has translation MCATLKDVAKAANVSTSTVSRVIANNPKISEETKNRVTDIIKRMNYHPNAIARSLANKATRILGIILPNEADDLFKNPFFIQAMTGISIYAQSRGYYIMYAFGKSEKEELSHIKRYISSRLTDGIILLTARHSDKCIQYLKEKEYPFAVIGRPEEPEGVLWVDNDNFQAMYTVVNFLIQKGHTAIGFIGGPQDMIMSRDRLKGYKEALSTNGISIDEKLIVQENNFTEQCGYAAMNEILDYKIPSAVVAIDDLFTFGAMKAVKDRGMDKIPMVGFNNIPLAAYQPIPISSVDINAEELGYNAARLLIEKLENVKMVTNHYIVKTQLIKR, from the coding sequence ATGTGTGCCACATTAAAGGATGTTGCCAAAGCCGCAAATGTCTCTACCTCTACTGTTTCGAGGGTAATAGCAAATAACCCTAAAATAAGCGAAGAGACTAAAAACAGAGTCACCGATATAATAAAAAGAATGAATTACCATCCGAATGCTATTGCGAGGAGCCTTGCAAATAAAGCTACCAGGATACTTGGCATAATTCTTCCAAATGAAGCCGATGATTTATTTAAAAACCCATTCTTCATACAGGCGATGACCGGCATAAGCATATATGCCCAAAGCAGAGGATACTATATTATGTATGCATTCGGTAAAAGTGAAAAAGAAGAATTAAGCCATATAAAGCGCTATATTTCAAGCAGGCTTACGGATGGCATAATACTGCTTACAGCACGGCACAGCGATAAGTGCATACAATATTTAAAGGAGAAGGAATATCCGTTTGCAGTAATAGGGAGGCCGGAGGAGCCGGAAGGTGTTTTGTGGGTCGACAATGATAACTTCCAGGCCATGTATACGGTCGTCAATTTCCTCATACAAAAGGGGCATACGGCAATAGGGTTTATAGGCGGGCCCCAGGATATGATCATGTCAAGGGACAGGCTTAAGGGATATAAGGAGGCTTTAAGTACTAACGGCATATCCATCGATGAAAAGCTGATAGTCCAGGAGAATAATTTCACGGAGCAGTGTGGCTATGCTGCCATGAATGAAATATTGGATTATAAAATTCCCTCGGCGGTGGTCGCAATAGATGATCTGTTTACATTTGGCGCCATGAAAGCCGTAAAGGACAGAGGCATGGACAAAATCCCAATGGTAGGGTTTAATAATATACCTCTTGCCGCATATCAGCCTATACCTATTTCCTCGGTGGATATAAATGCAGAGGAGCTTGGATATAATGCTGCACGGCTGCTCATTGAAAAGCTGGAGAATGTAAAAATGGTAACAAATCATTATATAGTTAAGACTCAGCTTATAAAAAGGTAA
- a CDS encoding alpha-amylase family glycosyl hydrolase — protein sequence MQKSYSRRIASFIIIAFFLMPVKGVYASGSKYKITQDDMIYFIMTDRFFNGDKSNDADVDKNDPSAYHGGDFQGIIDKLDYIKSLGFTTIWITPVVKNQPGGYHGYWTVDFYKTDEHLGTIDKLKELVQKAHSKDMKVIVDLVVNHTGQQHPWVDDPKYKDWFHENVDISDYNDQKLVENGWLAGLPDLNQDNPEVKKYLIDMAKWWIKETGIDGYRLDTMKHVSKSFWRDFTSEIKKDYPDIYLIGEVFDGNIDYVSDYQNTGVDGLLDYPAYFAITDVFKNGSPEMKLEDVINKGGSYKNRYLLGTFIDNHDVPRFINDIDKNRDEKLKQALAFMMTYTGIPIMYYGTEIGMDGGKDPDNRRDMEWSVKSPIMNYVKKLSSIRKNNKSLTRGDIKVLETDSDILCYSRSFEGNTITAAFNTSDSEKDVSIKVSELSIKNGAVSDLLDSERANIKDGTLNFKIEPLGVRILSCKSSNTNYPIVILPIAAVSLAVILLLYICKITLNKRRTDK from the coding sequence GTGCAAAAGAGTTATTCAAGAAGGATAGCAAGCTTTATAATTATTGCTTTTTTTCTGATGCCGGTAAAAGGTGTTTATGCTTCAGGTAGCAAATATAAAATTACACAGGATGATATGATATATTTTATAATGACGGACAGATTTTTTAACGGAGATAAATCGAATGATGCAGATGTGGATAAAAATGACCCTTCAGCATACCACGGCGGCGATTTTCAAGGCATAATAGATAAGCTGGACTATATTAAAAGCCTGGGCTTTACAACAATATGGATAACACCTGTTGTAAAAAACCAGCCGGGAGGTTATCACGGATACTGGACAGTGGATTTTTACAAGACTGATGAGCATTTGGGGACTATCGACAAGTTAAAGGAACTTGTGCAAAAAGCCCATTCAAAGGATATGAAGGTTATTGTGGATCTTGTTGTAAATCACACAGGGCAGCAGCATCCGTGGGTAGACGATCCAAAATATAAAGACTGGTTTCATGAGAATGTCGATATATCAGATTACAATGACCAGAAGTTGGTCGAAAACGGATGGCTTGCGGGATTGCCGGACTTGAACCAGGATAATCCGGAGGTTAAAAAATATTTGATAGATATGGCAAAATGGTGGATAAAAGAGACCGGCATCGATGGCTACAGGTTGGATACGATGAAGCATGTCTCGAAGAGCTTCTGGAGGGACTTTACATCAGAGATTAAAAAGGATTATCCTGATATTTATCTAATCGGTGAAGTATTTGACGGAAACATAGATTATGTATCAGATTACCAGAATACCGGAGTAGATGGGCTTCTGGATTATCCTGCTTATTTTGCAATAACGGATGTGTTTAAAAACGGCAGTCCGGAGATGAAACTTGAGGATGTGATAAATAAGGGTGGCAGTTATAAGAATAGATATCTGCTTGGCACATTTATAGATAATCACGATGTACCAAGGTTTATAAATGATATAGATAAGAACAGGGATGAAAAATTAAAGCAAGCTTTAGCTTTTATGATGACGTACACAGGCATTCCGATTATGTATTACGGGACGGAAATCGGGATGGATGGCGGTAAAGATCCAGACAACAGAAGGGATATGGAATGGTCCGTAAAGTCGCCGATAATGAATTACGTAAAAAAATTGTCCTCCATAAGGAAAAACAACAAATCTTTAACGAGAGGCGATATAAAGGTTTTGGAGACAGACAGCGATATCCTGTGTTATTCGCGAAGTTTCGAAGGCAATACAATAACAGCAGCATTTAATACGTCGGACAGTGAAAAAGATGTAAGCATAAAAGTTTCGGAGTTAAGCATAAAAAATGGCGCCGTTTCTGATTTGCTTGATTCAGAGAGGGCAAATATCAAAGATGGCACTCTAAATTTCAAAATTGAGCCTTTAGGGGTAAGGATACTGAGTTGTAAAAGCAGCAATACGAATTATCCGATAGTAATCTTGCCTATTGCTGCTGTATCGCTGGCTGTAATTTTGCTGCTGTATATTTGCAAAATCACACTAAATAAAAGACGAACAGACAAATAA
- a CDS encoding alpha-glycosidase: MNKQAIFHITDVPYAYAEDENNLFLMLRASQGDLKSCKVLYKDRYDWQNPFHIEDMECKNSDGLFDYFETKIHVDGNRYRYNFRIEGTDGEVFYYNERGFSKEPEEERGAFQFPFISPADVYKKVKWAQEGIIYQIFPDRFYNGDKGNDPEGVLPWGGAVDRKSMFGGDLRGIMEKLPYLKDLGVTILYLTPVFLSSSNHKYNTKDYYKIDPHFGDIKIAKELVKNAHKLGIKVLFDAVFNHCGSDFFAFSDVLSKQEKSAYKDWFFIKSFPVSTDKINYVTFANNVSTMPKLNTGNTEVKKYLLDVSKYWIKETGIDGWRLDVCDEVDHSFWRGFRKVVKKAKPDSFIVGEIQHEACSWLKGDQLDSIMNYPFKEVMTDFFAKRKITAEKFDNELSAARALYMKNINMNLLNLLDSHDTPRFLTECGGDVCRMKLAVAFQYTYIGMPYIYYGDEVGMLGGNDPLCRKCMIWDDSKQNKELLEFYRTLNHIRKENKALVYGDYKTIYKNKNIIAFKRMLNNEKIIVILNNSDDDLKVRIEGIAGSYLDLLNGKEVNIENNIELPGNGIKILKAALL; this comes from the coding sequence ATGAATAAACAGGCGATATTTCATATAACTGATGTACCATATGCTTATGCTGAAGATGAAAATAATCTATTTTTAATGCTTAGGGCTTCTCAAGGGGATTTAAAAAGCTGCAAGGTTTTATATAAAGACAGGTATGACTGGCAAAATCCATTTCACATTGAAGATATGGAATGTAAAAACAGCGACGGGTTGTTTGACTATTTTGAAACGAAAATACATGTTGATGGAAACAGATACAGGTATAATTTTAGAATTGAGGGGACAGATGGAGAAGTTTTTTATTATAATGAGAGAGGATTCAGCAAAGAGCCCGAAGAGGAAAGAGGAGCATTTCAATTTCCCTTCATTTCCCCGGCTGATGTGTACAAGAAAGTGAAATGGGCACAGGAAGGGATCATCTATCAGATTTTTCCGGACAGATTTTATAACGGGGATAAGGGAAATGATCCTGAGGGGGTTTTGCCTTGGGGCGGGGCTGTAGACCGTAAATCTATGTTCGGAGGGGATTTAAGGGGCATAATGGAGAAGCTTCCGTATCTTAAGGATTTGGGAGTTACTATATTATACCTTACCCCTGTATTTCTGTCGTCTTCAAACCATAAATACAATACAAAGGATTATTATAAAATAGATCCCCACTTTGGAGATATCAAAATTGCAAAAGAATTAGTGAAAAATGCTCACAAACTCGGGATTAAGGTTCTTTTCGATGCGGTATTCAACCACTGCGGGAGCGATTTTTTTGCATTTTCGGATGTGCTTTCCAAGCAGGAAAAATCAGCATATAAAGATTGGTTCTTCATAAAAAGTTTCCCCGTATCGACAGACAAAATTAATTATGTGACATTTGCAAATAACGTGTCCACCATGCCGAAGTTGAATACCGGCAATACCGAGGTAAAGAAATATTTGCTGGATGTCTCAAAATACTGGATAAAAGAAACAGGTATAGATGGATGGAGGCTTGATGTATGCGACGAGGTAGATCATTCCTTCTGGAGGGGATTTAGAAAGGTCGTAAAGAAGGCAAAGCCGGATTCATTTATTGTAGGTGAAATACAGCATGAAGCATGTTCATGGCTTAAGGGTGATCAGCTCGACAGTATAATGAATTATCCATTCAAAGAAGTAATGACCGATTTTTTCGCAAAGCGTAAAATTACCGCAGAGAAATTCGATAATGAGCTCTCGGCTGCAAGGGCCCTATATATGAAAAATATAAATATGAATTTATTGAATCTTTTAGACAGCCATGACACCCCGAGATTCCTGACTGAATGCGGGGGGGATGTCTGCAGGATGAAATTGGCCGTCGCATTCCAGTACACTTATATCGGCATGCCTTATATATATTATGGAGATGAAGTGGGCATGTTGGGCGGAAATGATCCTTTATGCAGAAAATGCATGATATGGGATGATAGCAAACAGAACAAGGAGCTTCTGGAATTTTACAGGACATTAAACCATATAAGAAAAGAGAACAAAGCGCTGGTGTATGGAGATTATAAAACCATATATAAGAATAAAAATATTATTGCGTTTAAGAGAATGCTGAATAATGAAAAGATAATAGTGATTTTAAATAACAGCGATGATGATTTAAAAGTAAGAATAGAGGGTATTGCCGGAAGTTATCTGGATTTATTAAACGGCAAAGAGGTAAATATTGAAAATAATATAGAGCTTCCGGGAAATGGCATAAAAATATTGAAGGCTGCTTTGCTGTAG
- a CDS encoding TrkH family potassium uptake protein, whose translation MQIELNSKRRLKPVQILAIGFALVILSGAVLLSLPISSNGGRLTPFVDCLFVATSAVCVTGLVTVDTYTNWNYFGRTVIMILIQIGGLGFMSFATLIALFLKKRITLHERLVMQEAMNTFTLQGVVRLIKSVLIFTFVVESCGAILLSTQFVPVYGFLKGIYYGLFHSVSAFCNAGFDIIGNFRSLTPYAENSVIIITIASLIVIGGLGFSVWKELFHYRKERKLSLHSKLAITMTAILIFGGAFLMFIFEMSNTKTIANMPVGGKVLSSFFAAVTPRTAGFNSISTSGMTPAGRFLTIILMFIGGSPGSTAGGIKTTTFGVLIMTIIAAIKGREDTVVFKNKVGDDTIKKAAVVATLGIVLVLTVSMVLSITEVGASLEDILYEVTSAFGTVGLTLGLTPKLTVIGKLLISFTMFCGRVGVITLGLAIAQKANNMIHYPEGKILIG comes from the coding sequence ATGCAGATCGAATTAAATTCTAAAAGAAGATTAAAACCTGTGCAGATTTTAGCTATTGGCTTTGCGTTAGTCATTCTTTCAGGAGCGGTGCTTCTTTCACTGCCGATTTCGTCCAACGGCGGGAGGCTTACGCCGTTTGTGGACTGCTTGTTTGTCGCGACATCCGCAGTTTGTGTTACAGGACTCGTAACTGTGGATACATATACGAACTGGAATTATTTTGGCAGGACAGTCATTATGATCCTCATACAGATAGGCGGGCTTGGCTTCATGTCGTTTGCAACCCTGATAGCATTATTCTTGAAGAAAAGGATAACTCTTCATGAAAGGCTTGTTATGCAGGAAGCCATGAATACATTTACACTGCAAGGCGTCGTAAGGCTTATTAAGAGTGTGCTGATTTTTACTTTTGTTGTTGAATCATGCGGCGCCATATTGTTGTCGACACAGTTTGTTCCGGTTTATGGATTTTTAAAGGGTATATATTATGGGTTATTTCATTCGGTATCGGCTTTTTGTAATGCCGGTTTTGATATAATAGGAAACTTTAGAAGCCTTACGCCATATGCAGAAAATTCCGTTATTATCATCACGATTGCTTCGCTTATAGTAATCGGCGGCCTTGGGTTTTCCGTTTGGAAAGAGCTGTTCCATTATAGAAAAGAAAGGAAGCTTTCGCTGCATTCCAAGCTTGCAATAACTATGACAGCGATATTGATATTTGGCGGAGCATTCCTGATGTTCATATTTGAGATGAGCAATACTAAAACTATTGCCAATATGCCTGTAGGGGGGAAGGTATTGTCTTCATTTTTTGCTGCTGTTACTCCTAGGACTGCAGGATTCAACTCAATATCCACTTCCGGGATGACTCCTGCCGGAAGATTTCTGACGATAATTCTCATGTTTATAGGGGGGTCTCCAGGGTCAACAGCAGGAGGTATTAAAACGACAACTTTCGGAGTGCTTATTATGACAATTATTGCTGCTATAAAGGGAAGAGAGGATACGGTGGTATTCAAGAATAAAGTAGGAGATGATACTATAAAAAAGGCTGCTGTAGTTGCGACGCTTGGCATCGTCCTTGTTCTAACCGTATCAATGGTATTATCCATTACTGAAGTTGGAGCTTCTCTTGAAGATATTTTATATGAAGTCACGTCGGCTTTCGGGACCGTCGGTTTAACGTTAGGTTTGACTCCCAAGCTTACTGTGATAGGCAAACTGCTAATTTCATTTACCATGTTCTGCGGCAGGGTGGGCGTTATTACACTGGGCCTGGCTATAGCTCAAAAGGCTAATAATATGATCCATTATCCTGAAGGGAAAATATTAATCGGATAG
- a CDS encoding sugar ABC transporter permease, with translation MMESIVRNTGKNKRIKFHQKLRPGEIRKLWFQRITLWIIIVITLFPVITVVSASMAKGDAFSQGSIFPQHWSFDNYIKVLKETDFKIWVRNSLYVCFSVAVLQLLMTATAAYSFSRMKFWGRKGELLGLLILQMFPGMMSVSAILGIAYRFQFMDQLWALILVCAGGNAYNIWLYKGFIDGIPRELDEAAMIDGASIWKVFWKIIIPLSRSMLAVIFLFSFIGVYGEFVFTSALIKDSSLYTVALGLQIFIRNQFSTNWTQFSAAAIMASLPIMIVFMMLQRFIAKGLVAGALKG, from the coding sequence ATGATGGAAAGTATTGTAAGAAACACTGGCAAAAATAAAAGAATAAAATTTCATCAGAAGCTAAGGCCTGGAGAAATACGTAAACTATGGTTTCAAAGAATAACTCTATGGATAATAATTGTAATAACTCTTTTCCCTGTTATTACTGTTGTGTCAGCTTCGATGGCAAAAGGCGATGCGTTTTCTCAGGGAAGCATATTTCCGCAGCACTGGAGTTTTGATAATTATATAAAAGTTCTCAAAGAGACTGACTTTAAAATATGGGTTAGGAACAGTCTGTATGTTTGCTTCAGTGTAGCAGTCTTGCAGCTTTTAATGACTGCAACTGCAGCTTATTCTTTTTCAAGGATGAAATTCTGGGGAAGAAAAGGCGAACTTTTGGGTCTATTGATACTTCAGATGTTTCCAGGTATGATGTCTGTATCCGCTATACTTGGCATTGCATATAGATTTCAATTTATGGATCAATTATGGGCGTTGATATTGGTATGTGCAGGAGGAAATGCCTATAATATTTGGCTTTATAAGGGCTTTATAGATGGAATCCCGAGAGAATTAGATGAGGCGGCGATGATAGATGGCGCAAGCATCTGGAAGGTATTTTGGAAAATAATAATACCCCTTTCGAGATCCATGCTTGCGGTTATATTCCTGTTTAGCTTTATTGGAGTTTATGGTGAGTTTGTATTCACAAGCGCACTTATAAAAGATAGTTCTTTATACACCGTAGCATTGGGCCTTCAGATATTTATTAGAAATCAATTTTCTACAAATTGGACTCAATTCTCGGCAGCAGCTATAATGGCATCGCTTCCCATTATGATAGTATTTATGATGCTGCAAAGGTTTATAGCAAAAGGATTGGTTGCAGGAGCACTTAAGGGATAA
- the glgP gene encoding alpha-glucan family phosphorylase — protein sequence MVKNGLPTVAYFSMEYGLDSSFKIYAGGLGILAGDYLKGAKDYGFPIVGIGIKWKQGYTDQKIDRDGHPYDEYHNYNYDFLKDIGIKVKVSIRKRDVYCKVWKVDCFGNAPLYLLDTDLPENEDSWITGQLYGWFGEERVAQEMVLGIGGVRALRALGIKPDIYHFNEGHAVFAGLELIREKIEKGIPYEEAFKSVRNRIVFTTHTPVIEGNESHYIDRLLYMGANDGLKADKLVEIGGDPFNMTVAGLRLSKISNAVSKLHMKTANIMWANVKNRSDIIGITNGIHIPTWVDPDMLSAAAGNGDIFESHMKNKNRLIGFVKERNGIELNPDCLLIGFSRRAAPYKRSNLIFKDSSVIGSLLNGGKIQMIFSGKAHPLDDTGKQIISDIVNISKQYPKSVIFLENYDMTIGKMLTRGCDVWLNNPVRPKEASGTSGMKAAMNGVLNLSILDGWWPEACQDGINGWQFAGGYESENESELYEHDSKALYRVLQEKVIPTYYSNRTKWIEMMKSSILSTKDKFSIKRTLEEYFENMYEI from the coding sequence TTGGTTAAAAATGGTTTACCCACAGTTGCTTACTTTTCCATGGAATACGGACTTGATTCTTCATTCAAAATTTATGCAGGCGGACTTGGAATACTCGCAGGCGATTATTTAAAAGGCGCTAAAGATTATGGTTTTCCCATAGTCGGCATAGGCATCAAGTGGAAACAAGGATATACTGATCAAAAAATAGATAGGGATGGGCATCCCTATGATGAGTACCATAATTATAACTATGACTTTCTGAAAGACATAGGTATAAAGGTAAAGGTAAGCATCAGAAAGAGAGATGTTTATTGCAAAGTATGGAAGGTGGACTGCTTTGGCAATGCTCCTCTGTACCTTCTGGATACGGACCTTCCTGAAAATGAGGACTCATGGATCACCGGACAGCTCTATGGATGGTTCGGTGAAGAAAGAGTTGCGCAGGAAATGGTCTTAGGCATAGGTGGCGTCAGGGCATTAAGAGCCCTTGGGATAAAGCCTGATATTTACCATTTCAACGAAGGCCACGCAGTATTCGCCGGCCTGGAGCTTATCAGGGAAAAAATTGAAAAGGGCATCCCCTATGAGGAAGCTTTCAAATCCGTCAGAAACAGGATAGTATTTACCACCCATACTCCGGTAATCGAAGGAAATGAATCGCACTATATAGACAGGCTTTTGTATATGGGAGCAAATGATGGACTTAAAGCCGATAAACTCGTTGAAATAGGCGGCGATCCATTCAATATGACAGTCGCCGGGCTCAGGCTGTCTAAAATCTCCAATGCCGTATCAAAGCTTCATATGAAAACGGCAAACATAATGTGGGCAAATGTTAAAAACAGGTCTGATATCATAGGCATCACAAACGGTATTCACATACCTACATGGGTAGATCCGGATATGCTGTCTGCTGCAGCAGGCAATGGAGATATTTTTGAATCACACATGAAAAATAAAAACAGGCTCATAGGGTTTGTGAAGGAAAGAAACGGCATAGAGCTAAACCCAGACTGCCTGCTTATAGGTTTTTCAAGACGAGCGGCTCCATATAAAAGAAGCAACCTTATATTTAAGGACAGCTCAGTGATAGGGTCCCTTTTAAATGGCGGAAAGATACAGATGATATTCTCAGGCAAAGCCCATCCCTTGGATGATACGGGAAAACAAATAATAAGCGATATAGTAAATATATCAAAACAGTATCCAAAAAGTGTTATATTCCTGGAAAACTACGATATGACTATAGGAAAGATGCTTACGAGGGGATGCGACGTATGGCTGAATAATCCTGTAAGGCCCAAGGAGGCCAGCGGTACTTCAGGCATGAAAGCTGCAATGAACGGCGTACTCAACTTAAGCATACTTGACGGATGGTGGCCTGAAGCCTGTCAGGACGGAATCAACGGCTGGCAGTTTGCCGGCGGATACGAGTCTGAAAATGAGTCGGAACTTTATGAGCATGATTCAAAAGCCCTTTACAGGGTGCTTCAGGAAAAAGTTATACCCACATATTACAGCAACCGTACAAAATGGATTGAAATGATGAAAAGCAGTATATTAAGCACAAAGGATAAATTTTCTATAAAAAGAACCCTTGAAGAGTATTTTGAAAATATGTATGAGATTTGA
- a CDS encoding family 65 glycosyl hydrolase domain-containing protein, whose product MNQYLEIDEWNIVENGFHPENNRFYESIMSLGNGHMGIRGNFEENYSGDTLKGTYIAGVYYPDKTRVGWWKVGYPEYFAKVINAPNFIGIGVLINGEDLDLAKAKVIDFKRILNMKHGFLLRKFTISDFMNKKYKIEVKRFLSAVDFETAAISYSITPLDCNSKITFIPYIDGDVSNEDSNYNEKFWEEQDRDVSYGSGYLTMKTKKLDFYVSSAMAYSMILDNSPIDGKTDIITKEKYIANRIGVDVKSGSTITLYKYIAAASSRYHAVSTLSDTALKMASKAREKGFNTLFDEHSRTWEDRWTESDISIEGDAAALQGIRFNIFELNQTYTGDDPELNIGPKGYTGEKYGGSTYWDTEAFCLPFYLSTREKSIARNLLMYRYNQLGKAKENARKLGLSGALYPMVTMNGEECHNEWEITFEEVHRNAAISYAIFNYVRYTGDEEYIVDYGFEVLVETSRFWASRVTYNPSKGKYMILGVTGPNEYENNVNNNWYTNTMAAWNIEYTLRVSDILKGKYPEKYLMLVKKLGLSDEEMKKWKHIYLNMYYPYVKELEIFEQQDGYMDKEQRLASDIPPEDLPINQHWSWDRILRSCFLKQADVIMGLFLLGDRFDMETKKRNFDFYEPRTVHESSLSACIYSIMAAEIGYEKKAYKLYLRTARLDLDNYNNDTQDGLHITSMAGTWMAIVYGFGGMRIKNNTLCLNPFAPEGWKSYSFKILFREHLLKITVDQHKVTVKQEKGSPFNINMFDKVYAMPQHGILTVNVKKNNII is encoded by the coding sequence ATGAACCAATACCTGGAAATAGATGAATGGAATATTGTAGAAAATGGTTTTCATCCCGAAAACAATAGATTCTATGAAAGTATAATGAGCCTCGGCAACGGCCATATGGGCATCAGGGGAAATTTTGAGGAAAATTATTCAGGCGATACATTGAAAGGAACATATATTGCGGGGGTATATTATCCGGACAAAACAAGAGTCGGATGGTGGAAGGTAGGCTATCCCGAATACTTTGCAAAAGTAATCAACGCACCGAATTTTATAGGAATAGGCGTTTTGATTAACGGCGAAGATTTAGACCTTGCAAAGGCAAAGGTTATAGATTTTAAACGCATACTAAACATGAAACACGGCTTTCTTTTAAGGAAATTTACCATTTCGGATTTCATGAATAAAAAATACAAAATCGAAGTAAAAAGATTTTTAAGTGCCGTGGATTTTGAAACAGCGGCTATATCCTACAGCATAACACCTCTTGACTGTAACAGTAAAATCACATTCATCCCATATATAGACGGAGACGTATCCAATGAGGACTCTAACTATAATGAAAAATTCTGGGAAGAGCAGGATAGGGATGTAAGTTATGGCTCAGGATATTTGACCATGAAAACTAAAAAGCTTGATTTCTATGTTTCATCGGCAATGGCATACAGCATGATTCTGGATAACTCCCCCATCGATGGCAAAACTGATATAATCACTAAAGAAAAATACATTGCAAACAGGATAGGAGTCGATGTAAAAAGCGGCAGTACAATTACATTATATAAATATATAGCCGCTGCCAGCAGCAGGTACCATGCTGTTTCCACACTTTCAGATACTGCTTTGAAAATGGCATCCAAAGCCCGGGAAAAAGGATTCAATACACTTTTTGATGAGCATTCCAGAACCTGGGAGGACCGCTGGACTGAAAGCGACATATCGATTGAAGGTGATGCCGCTGCACTTCAGGGGATAAGGTTTAATATTTTTGAACTCAATCAAACTTATACAGGAGATGATCCCGAACTTAATATAGGTCCTAAAGGGTATACAGGGGAAAAATACGGAGGGAGCACTTATTGGGATACGGAAGCCTTTTGCCTTCCTTTCTATTTAAGTACAAGAGAAAAAAGCATAGCAAGAAATCTCCTCATGTACAGATATAATCAACTTGGAAAGGCAAAAGAGAATGCCAGAAAATTAGGGCTGAGCGGCGCTTTATACCCCATGGTGACGATGAATGGCGAAGAATGCCACAATGAATGGGAAATAACATTCGAAGAAGTACACAGGAATGCTGCAATATCATATGCAATATTCAATTATGTTCGTTATACAGGCGACGAAGAATACATTGTCGACTACGGTTTTGAAGTTCTTGTGGAAACAAGCAGATTTTGGGCTTCGAGAGTTACCTACAACCCTTCCAAGGGCAAGTACATGATACTTGGGGTTACAGGCCCCAACGAATATGAAAACAATGTGAATAATAATTGGTACACCAACACCATGGCGGCATGGAATATTGAATACACACTAAGAGTCTCCGATATTTTAAAAGGAAAATACCCGGAAAAATATTTGATGCTAGTTAAAAAGCTTGGCTTATCGGATGAAGAGATGAAAAAATGGAAGCATATTTATTTAAATATGTACTACCCTTATGTAAAAGAACTCGAAATATTTGAACAACAGGATGGATATATGGATAAAGAGCAGCGACTTGCATCGGACATACCGCCGGAGGATCTGCCCATAAACCAGCACTGGTCATGGGATAGGATATTAAGATCATGTTTTTTAAAGCAGGCGGACGTGATAATGGGATTATTTTTATTGGGTGACAGGTTTGATATGGAAACCAAGAAGCGCAATTTCGATTTTTACGAGCCAAGAACAGTACATGAATCTTCCCTCTCCGCTTGCATATATTCAATAATGGCAGCAGAGATAGGTTATGAAAAGAAGGCTTATAAGCTGTATCTTCGCACGGCAAGGCTGGATCTTGACAATTATAACAACGATACCCAGGATGGCCTGCACATAACCAGCATGGCAGGCACATGGATGGCCATAGTTTACGGATTTGGCGGTATGCGGATAAAAAATAATACATTATGTCTGAATCCGTTTGCGCCGGAGGGATGGAAAAGTTATTCCTTTAAAATATTATTCAGGGAACACCTGCTTAAAATAACCGTGGATCAGCACAAAGTTACAGTAAAACAAGAAAAGGGGTCTCCCTTTAATATAAATATGTTCGATAAAGTTTACGCCATGCCGCAGCATGGCATCTTAACCGTCAATGTTAAGAAAAACAATATTATATAA